The nucleotide sequence TGTTATTTCTGCTGTCTCAGGCCATGGGAAGGCATCAAAGGCTTTGATGTATATCCTCATTTCTCCCCCTTaccctgaggagcagcctgggacagcctCACTGTGGGATAAAACACCCCTGCCCAAtgctgcttctctgtgctgtgtcTTGGAGACATTTTATCTCAAACAAGGAGGCACGAGGTCATAGGattacagaatcatggaatggtttggaagggaccttaaaaaccatcaaatccatccccctgccatgggcagggacaccttccaccatccaGACCAGCTTTCACAGTGCCCAGgtctccctgtgccctgctgcaagccctggcagggcacaggctggggcaccTTAAAGGACAGCACGTCCTGAcctctgctcagccaggcaCGGCcttggctgtccctgctccacagggagctgggagagttCATCTGCCTGGATTTATTTACTAACCCTAAACCCACCTTGCGTGGGGACTTGGGATGAAGGGAGGCAGAGACCCTACAGCAGCCTCAATTCCCCCCTTCTTCTCCCACCCCTGCGGGGATTTTGGGATGTGTGGGACACTGGGCACCCTTGGGAAGCTGCGGCTGCTAAGGGAGCGTGTCCTCCGTTTCAGGGAAGTCCTGGAAGGCGCTGAGCCTGTCGCAGAAGCGTCCCTACGTGGAGGAGGCCGAGCGGCTGCGGGTGAAGCACATGCAAGATTATCCCAACTACAAGTACCGGCCCCGTCGGAAGAAGCAGGTCAAGCGCATCGGGAAGCGGGTGGATCCCGGctttctgctgggcagcctgACACGGGGGGACCAGAACTCTGTGCCGGAAAAGAGGACCTGCAGCCGGGCCGGGGGGGACAAAGAGGGCCCGGGTGAGTACCCCCCCCGCCCGGGGCTGCCGGCAGTGCGGGCGTACCGGGAGGCTCcaggcagcggcagcagcacCAGCGTGGACACCTACCCCTACGGGCTGCCCACCCCGCCGGAGATGTCCCCTTTGGATGCCATAGACCCCGAGCAGAGCTTCTTCTCCTCGCCCTGCCCCGAGGAGCATCACCGCCCCCACCTCGCCGGTGCCACCTTCTCCCCGGAGTACGCGGGCGGCTCCCTGCCGTGCGGCCACCACCCGCTCAGCCCCATGCCACAGCCGGCCACCTGCATGATCCCCCCGGCCTCcagctgcccttcccttcctcctcctcctcctcctcctcctcccagctaCTACACACCcgccttcccctccctgccccctcccagcctccaTGCCCACCTGGGCCAGCTCTCCCCGCCGCCCGACCACCACGGCTTCGACACCTTGGACCAGCTGAGCCAAGcggagctgctgggggagatGGACCGCAATGAGTTTGACCAGTATCTCAACAACCCCGGCCACGGTGACCACCACCACAGCGGGGCCTTGGCCAGCGGGCACGTCCCgggctctggcagctcccacagctctgagaaCAGCCTCATCTCCGTCCTGGCCGATGCCACGGCCACCTACTACAATAACTACAGCGTCTCTTAGGAGCCCAGCCGGGGCCGCCTGGACTGGCCCAGGAAGGACCCGACACTGTTCTGAGGCGTTGCTCCCTCAGGGTGACCGAGCCCGAACCACAGGGCCCTGGAGTCTCCTTGGTGCTGTAGGTAAAGGATTTGGGTTGTTGGGTCACCACCGTGCAAAGCCTGGAGTGCTCTGCTCCGACCGTGGCCAGGGGGCACTTCCCGACACCAAAGCCCTTTGGCCAAGTCCCTCTTCCAaagcagggatgctcctgggaGCGCAGGAAGGCTGCCCCTCATTTTGgggcatccccagctctgctttggagTCAGGAGTGTGGCAGCACCCTGCAAACGTCAGGTCTAAATTCCCCCTGGAAgggggaaaggcagggatgggagaagggaagatTTTGGTGAAGGTCCATGAGCTGTGTTTGGGTTCTGGTGGAGGCATTGCTGCCCGACCACCCTGACCTGCCTGACTGCTCCAATGGGGATTAAAGgccccatcccctgccccaGAGCATGGACTGGGGGCTtcatccccagggatggggatgggacaccagccaggagagagagagagccctgAGAGCGCTGAGCCTGTTCTGGAGTGGGGTAAGACCAGGGCTTGGAAAGGCAGGATCCGGCCGGCATCCACCCGTGGGAGCAGGTCCTGGGTTGAACATTTTGGCCAAGAGGTGATGATGTAGCAGACACTTTTTTTATCAAACATCCTTTGAAGGGGAAGGCTCCGTGTTTGGAGCCACAGTGCCCAATGCCTCTCCTAACTCTGGCATTTTATTGCTTGTAATAAAGCTGTGCATTGATTTATTCCTTCCATTATTCCTCCCACCACCCCCCACCTCGGAGTTTGTACTGCTCGAGTTCTCTTCCTTTCCATAAAAatgaagctttattttaaatcagttATATGACATGATTAATCTTAGTGTTTACTGTACGGCACTTGGTAATGATTAGTTAGTAACGTGGTTATGATTTCCTGGTTTCAGTCCCCAAAATGTATTAATAATAATTgcaaagaaaacttaaaaaaaccccaaaagttcGCTGGTTTTTAAGCTAATACATTCCATCTCTTCTGTGTGACTCTATGCATTTTGAATGAGTGTAGATACGAGtttgcataaaatatttaatttaaataaatatgtttttatatgATGATTGTTGGATGATTTAAATTGCTGTCGCTATTGACAAcagttttcaaaacagaaacatttcccGTGCAAGtgctatttttttatatttttgttgtcATCGTTGTTGTTGGTATTTTCAGCCAAATTTTTCtacttccatttttttataaataaaacaaagatcTGTGGTTATCTTTACAAATTGTGGATTGCTTTCTAACAAACAGACTGGGGATGATGAGTGCTTACCCTCACTTTTCATGGAGTGTCTTGGGGCTCAGGTCACTGTGCTGGCCTTGATCCTGCTTTTGCCATCTCTCAGATATGATCTTTGTACTCCTGTTCCCATATTACAGTGAAGTCAAGAGCTTTGCCTGTGGTGTGTTGGTGAGCACAGATGATGTTGCCAATTTATGTGCCTGGAGCGTGggttttaattgcatttaaggttctcttttctttcacagtttGGGTAATTCACATTTTAAGGTGCTCCAAAGTGTGGGGACCTTGAAAAGGCTCCTCATTTCTTGTGCAGATCGAGGCAATGAGGCCTCAGGAATATGTGGGGGTCAAATTTGGGGAGGCAGGTGAAGGTGATGTTGAGTGATGGTCTTCAGGCCTGGccagcaaagagaaaagcttAATCCATGTTGTGGTGGGAAAGCATCAGAGCCTGCTCTTGCCAGACATTAAatcaggctgtgtccctgctgtccttgAGGTTAAGCCAGGCACAGAGAATCCCAGAGCTGttagggctgggagggacctctggagatccaAGGCAGGGTAAACATCTCCCAAAGCAGTGTCCTCCCAGGCTGGGTCCTCCTGCTTGGTCCCCAAAAGTGGAGGAGCACGTTTCTTAGTGCCCTTTGTGATGCCACCTCTGTGTGGTGGCTGGGAGGCGTCTTCAGAGGTCACCCAACCCAATCCTGTCCCTTATCTCCCAAAAATGATGTCACTGATCCACAAATCCCATGGTCCCAGAAGGTGGAGGCTGTGTGAGTATTTGGGGAGGCACCAACATGTCCCTGTCCTGTTCTCCTTTATCCCCCATTTGTATGCCCTGGATTCAGCTCTCCCATCctgcctcttccttcttccatcTCTCAGGCATCCAAACTCACCCTTGGTCTTCCCTTTTAGGAAGGAAATGGATGCCTTTGGGTGTCCTGCCAGCCTCAGGCACTGGGGTGGCTCCCTGACTGGGGTGGCTCAGCCCAAATGTGACTCTTCCAGGAGGATTTtggagctggagggaaggaggtgcCAGGATCCTGTTTGGCCTCTCTGCCCAACAGCTTTGACTCACGTGGGAccatgccaggagcaggagtggggctgcttttcccttctccatctctcctTGCAATCCCTGTGGTGCCCCAGGCCTGAGAGACTGAAGAGAACAGTGAAactgccctggggaggagggtcagctgtcccagctcccccccaGAAATTCAGCTCTGGGTATTGCCACCAGCCTGATGTGGGATGTCACATTCTTATCCTATAGGACCCTTTCTCCAGGACATTGGCTGCTCCTACTGGTCCTCCTCCTTATTCCCATGTCCTGAGCAACGATGGGATCAACTGCACCACCCTATGGGCCTTTTCCCTCCTTGCTTTCATCCcatgcagggctgctggaaacAAACCCAGGGTCTGATTTCCCCAGGAAAAGGGGCTTCTCCACTcaccccatccccagggagcCCATCATGCCCGGATGAACGGAGAGCCCCGCCAGCCAAGCTTGTCCCCACTTGCTCAACCCAGAGCCACGTGAGGAGAGGTGGGAGCTtgtccctgtgctctctgcacGCCAGGAACAGCTACAGGCCCCAACCGGGAGCTGGGGCCCCCCGAGGGCgttgggagctgcagccaaggCGAGGTGCGGCTCCCTGGGAGCCACGGCCGGATCCGGGCACACGCCCAGCGCCCGGAGCAGCCAGCTCCCACCTCCAGGACACTGCAGCTGAGATGAGATTCAGGAGCACCACCCCTCCTCTGGGGGGATGGAAAATGAGGTGCCATGGGTCAATCTCCTCCAGCCATGGCAATTTTTTGGGATGCAGGGCgttgctgcagggagcagatggAAAAATGGTGGCTGGCAGAGGTGGGAAGGAGTGAGAGTGGGCATCCATATGAAAGACTGCTGGCCATGGCCGTGTATGGATGTTGGAGGTGGTCTAGACCCCAAGCAGGACTTGTTCTGCATCAGTCCTGGGCatgtttctcctccttccccatcccaaatccaggagCCCATGGCTGTCTCTGTGCATGCTGAGGAGTCATGTGGtttgtgtcctgctgtccccagcctgggaaccagcaggaaaatcaaaccagggctgcaggaagggataAAAACAGCCTTACACCACATTTGGGCTCCTCTCAGGGGTGTCAGCTCGGGCCAGGACAGGGGTATCTCCTTGCCACAAGGTGAGCAGGGTGTGAGCTCTCTGCCCCTGGTGTCCAGTGGCCTTGGCCAGTGCTTGGCCCCTGTGACCATGCAGGTCATGGTGCTGGGCACggggagcagggatgaggtCACCTTCCTGGATATCTGGGATTTgggctggccaggagctgcctgccctgtgTGTCATGCCCTGGGCAATTTCCCTTGCATCCCTTGAGCAGGTGGTGACTCCTCTGTCCTCTCTCTGCTTGTCCCAGTGCCACTGGACAGGGGTGGGCTGTGGTGGCAAACAGCTACGTGGATGTtccatgcctcagtttccctgtctGTAAAACAGAGATaattcttccttccctcccacccttCTTCCAGCCAGTGCTGGGACATGACCTGTTTCTTCCCCAGAATTTGAACAGGACCAAGTGCTTGTGCTGCCTTTAGCATGAGGGGTCTCTGCTCCATTTGAGGGATGTGGATCTTGCTACGAAATCATCTGGGAGACAACaattttccctgatttttaaagcagaacCAAGTGAGGGAAGTAGAGGCAGAGAAGGGGGTGAGGTGACTGGATGAGCTCACCCTTCaaatcagcagcagagcctAGAGAGACCCTCAACACAGCCAactcccccaaatccccacatCCTAAATCCCCCTTTGCCCCCTTTTTTTGCTCACCTCCCCCCTccatccctttttccccccaccccaccctgaCTCCAAACCCTGCAGCACCCCACGGCGGGGAGGGCAGGATCAGACCCTCCCTCCTGTCTCTCCAGAGGAGGGAATGAGACAAGCTGCTGAGTGGtttcctgcccagcactgccaatgggagcaggggaggatgTATCCGGAGCTGAGTGTTTCCTGGCAGATAAGGCCAACCCCTCCTGCCGGATGTTATGAGTCCAGGTCCTACCTCCACGTTTCAAGAGAAGGGGCCGAGGAAAGGCTTGGATGTTTATGtcaaggaaaaataacttctcCCTCTGTGTACAATCCTCTGGCTCTCCCAGGGCTACGTGCGGCAGGGTAAATGCTGGGAATAGGAAAATGGCTGAGGAGGGTGATGGGGAGCAAGgagggctgtgggcaggctgtGGGTCTCTCCCTGCTTGGGAATGTGCCAAAGATAGGATGGATCTggggagaagaggctgaggaTGGATAGTGCATGCTCAGCACTGTGGGATCAGGCTCATCATCAATCCAGGGTCACTGTGGCTGAACCCAGCCTGTCACCCCAGTGTCCATCTGGAGCAGATCCAGGCCCAGTCAGGATTTCTCCTCATCCTTCAGGTGAGCCCCTTCAAGGCCAGAGCCAAGGCAGCCCCCACAGCTGGAGAACAGGGTTATCCTGCCCATCTCTGACATCCAGGGAATCAGAGATGCTGGCAGAGGGAGgacagtggcagagctgggtctgGCTGGTGAGGAGGGGGAAGTTGTGCAGTGGGTATGGAGGGAGTGAggaaaacatggatttttttcctattttttgcAATGAACAAGTAGGATCCAGTGCTGGCCAGAGCATCCTCTTCAGCTTGTGCTATCCTAACACCCTTCTGGGAATGTCCCTGAGGCTTAGGCCAGAGCCTGTGCACTGCCTGAGGGCTGGTACCTGTCCAGGGCCACCTCTGGATGATGGAAAGAACATGGAAAGACCTGCACTAGACTTAGACTGATCAAAAAAATTAGGACAGGGAAGACCCCCAACTTCCAAACATTAGCATTCCCACTGAAATTACACCAGATCCCAACACAGCCATGCCCAGGCCACAGATCCTGTCCCAGGCCCAGGACAGGGGAAGTGAGGACATTCCTGGTGAGGGTTTGGATGTGATCAATATTTGGATGGGTCCTGACATTGAACAGCTTTTCAGGGACAGTTTTGTCTTCGTCACCAGCACGGAGAAATCTGAAATTAGACAAAATCTGGCAATCTCCTATCCAGGGTGATTAACAAGAGCTGAGCTGCCTCCTACTCCCATCTCAATCCAAGAGGGACTGCTGGAGGTCCCATTCCCCACCCAGTGGGTCCGAGAGACAACTTGAGGACAGAgtgagaagaaaggagagagggaaaggccCCGTTCTTCCTCCTCTGAGCTTGAGGAGCCCAGGGAAAAGCCCTGTTCTTCCTCCTCTGAGCTTGAGGAGCCCAGGGAAAAGCCCTGTTCTTCCTCCTCCGAGCTTGAGGAGCCCAGGGAAAAGCCCTGTTCTTCCTCCTCCGAGCTTGAGGAGCCCATGAGTGCTCCCACCAACAGCTGAAGGGCATCCAGGGAGCACTGCTGCATTCAGGGAGAATTCTGGGACAAGAAGCCTGGCACTGGAGCCCTGACCCATGCCCTCCTCCAGTGCCTCCCACCCCTCTTCCCCGAGCTCCAGGAATTCCCCCGTGTCCCATCCAGCCAGGACACCCCACCCTGCCTCAGCCAGCCCGAGATgttgtttctttccctttgatTTCCAGGAGCTCCCACTTGGCCCCCAGAGCTCCACGGCAAACAAAACATCAGAAGCCCAGGCTTGGCGGTGCAGGAAGGAAACCGGCTCATGCGGGGCTGAGTCACGATCCCGCTGCTCCTCCCGGCATCCCAGGGAGAGGGATCGGGTATCAAGGGATGCCAGGTCCCACCGACCCCTGAGCGGCTGGGGCACCAAAAATCCTCCCgcaccaccatcaccaccacccctctttgtttgtttgggtaAACAAAGCATGGcttgtgggctttttttccattaagtTGGAGTGGGAAAGGCTGGATTTGCTTCCCTGTTGAGGGAAAAGTCTCCACGCTGCCCGTTTGGGCCCTGGCCAAAATTCAGGGAGGCTGCCAAAAACCTGAGTTTAAAAGAGGCTCCTCAGCACCCCTGACCTGGGACCAGGTACTTGATTTTCTCCTCTCAGGGCCAGACTTCTTGTCTAGAGCTTCACAAGGTTGGGATTGACACGACTCAGACATTTCCAATTCTCCCCCTCATATTGatgtagattaaaaaaatctaaaaataataaaaaatacatacacacacacatacatatgtacatatatatatatataaaagaaagaTGGGTACTCCCAAGTCTACCCCTCTCATTTACTGGAGATACCAAAcgtaaataaaaataaaaataaatataaatataaaaataaacataaatataattataaatatgaACATAAACATGtataaatacacaaatatgtataaatataaatatatacacatacagGAGATATGACACATACAAATACATTTATCTATGCATCAGGGATCATTGTATgttgtatgtatatatatacatatatatatatataagaaaaaCAAGTTCAAACTTTTTAGCAAGGCCAGTCATGATAGGATAAAGTGCAATTGTTTTAAACTAAGAGAAGGTAGATTTAGATTAAATATCAGAAAGAAACCTggtctaggggaaggtgtctctgaccatggcagggggtggaatgaaTTGAGttttgaggtctcttccagcccaagccattcttgtgttccatgattttatgattttatacATATTTGTGTGTGTTCACAGAGAGGACATAGGACACATGGCTTAGAGACAGCAGCATCCCTTGGTGTCCTTTGCCACAGCTCTCAGTCTGCTGGAAGTCTCAGCAGAGTCCATGTCTCATGCGCCCTTTTAGGgtggatatcaggaaaaggctcttccccagagggtgtttgggcactgcccaggctccccagggaatgggcacagccccaaggctgccagagctccaggagcatttggacagcgcccacagggtgggattgttgtgGTGCACTGTCTGGTCAGGACCAGGAGTTCaacttgatgatctttgtgtgtcccttccaaatcaggatCTTTTatgattccaggattctgtgattctcatCCTCTTCTGTGCTGTCCTGGGAGAGGTGACAgcctctggctgtgcctccaTGGCCTGGTGGTTCCAGAGGCTCCAACGCCCCTCATGGATGCACCTATGCAGGAAAATAAGGGAACAGCTCTGAACCCCACTGGTCCATCCTCTCAGCCTCCCAGAAAGTGTCCTGGGAATGATCCCTGGCCTTTGCTCACCTTGAACCTTACCTGGGCAGTTGGACCCCCGCCACTTGATCAGAGCCAAAATCACCCCCAACAACTGGAAGTGCACTGGGAAGCCTCTGACCCTATTCCTGTTCCTTGATGGGTTCTTCTGGAGCGTGGATTTGTCTGCTGGGCTTTTACCACCTTAGAAGAcattcctgcttc is from Serinus canaria isolate serCan28SL12 chromosome 3, serCan2020, whole genome shotgun sequence and encodes:
- the SOX7 gene encoding transcription factor SOX-7 gives rise to the protein MAALLSTFPWPERLEGDAGEGLSPGPPPRASQGEKGSESRIRRPMNAFMVWAKDERKRLAVQNPDLHNAELSKMLGKSWKALSLSQKRPYVEEAERLRVKHMQDYPNYKYRPRRKKQVKRIGKRVDPGFLLGSLTRGDQNSVPEKRTCSRAGGDKEGPGEYPPRPGLPAVRAYREAPGSGSSTSVDTYPYGLPTPPEMSPLDAIDPEQSFFSSPCPEEHHRPHLAGATFSPEYAGGSLPCGHHPLSPMPQPATCMIPPASSCPSLPPPPPPPPPSYYTPAFPSLPPPSLHAHLGQLSPPPDHHGFDTLDQLSQAELLGEMDRNEFDQYLNNPGHGDHHHSGALASGHVPGSGSSHSSENSLISVLADATATYYNNYSVS